The genomic window GGCGCGGCCGCCATCTGCATCACACCCTGCGGCGCACCGGTTAAGGTCACGATACTGCGCGGGGTGCCGATCACCGTGGCAATTGGGACTGGCGTGTACTTTATCACAGCGGGCAGATGGCCAATGCCGGATGTCATACCCACACCTGTGAGCGCCAGCGCACCTGCTGTCGAAACAGGCCGGCGGCCGGCACCCGCCATATCGCCGGCTTGAGTATCAGACCCTGCGCCGACAATAACCGCGCGGGCATACCCACGGCCGGAAGCCTGGCCCGCCCCGGAAGCAGCGCTGCTACCTTGCCCCACCATGGGCAATTGCCCCGATCCGATACCCTGGCCCCCGGATGGGGCAACAATCGCGCCCGCCGCCACAACTGGTGAATACACAACGATCTACAACCGTTTCAACCGATGGACTTATGCGGGCATTTGGGATCGGGTAATGGAGGCGGTCGCCGATGCGCACAATATCGACACCGTGATGGTGGATGGCACATCGGTTCGGGTTCACCATTCTGCAGCGACGCTCAAAAAAACGACCCGCGTCGTTGCATGGGCCGGTCGCGGGGTGGGTTAACCACGAAAATACATGCACTTACCAATCAGGACGGGTTGCCGATCCGCTATGAACTGACGCCGGGCCAAGCCCACGATGCACCCCCATGCGAACAGCTTTTGGACGGGCTGCAACCTGGCCAATACGTTCTGGCTGACAAGGCATATGACGCGGATTGGATCCGCAAGATGATCTGGGAACAGGGCGCCATCGACGTCATCCCGTCCAAATCCAACCGCAAACTGCCCGCCGAGTTCGACGTCGATATCTATCGCGAGCGCAACAAGATCGAGCGGTTCTTTGGCCGCCTCAAAGCTTCCTTCCGCCGCATCGCAACCCGATACGAAAAGACATCTGCCAACTTCTTGGCGATGATCAAACTCGCATCCGTCAGGCTATGGTGCCAGTTTTATGAGTCCGCTGCCTAATTTCTTCGAAGACGTGTTCACCGAGGACAACGAAAGATTCAAGAACGTAGTTTTCACTGAACCGCCGTCTGAAGCGCATGTATGCTGAGATGAGCATGCAGAATGATCTGCTGAAGGAAGCCCTTGGAAAAAAGCGTTAAGGCCGTCTCAACGACGAGAGATGGCCATAAAGGTGGTCGCAGTGCATGGGATCAGCGTGGCGCTGGCTTGCCGCACGTTCCAAATCAGCGAGACGTGCTATCGATACAGCCCGGTTCTGAGCGACGAGAACGAAGAGATCGCGGACTGGTTGGAACGGCTGACGACGAACAAGCGCAATTGGGGCTTTGGCCTGTGCTTTTTGTATCTGCGCAATGTGCAGGGCTACCGGCAGCCGATCGTCTGATCCTGTCACAAGATGCAAGACGCTTGATGTGATGATGCGAAACGAAGTCAACCAAGAGTAAGGACACTCCGACGAATGTCGCGGCCCTCAGAGGTCGTTTAGCCGATAGGAACCTTGCTTGCGGAACTCATCAGGGCCAGTGGCAGCCGCCACGCAAACAGGCCGGACACACGACTGTACTGACAGACCATCGCAATATCGCAAAAACTCTTGCAATGCAGGAGCCATCCACACAGGACTTTCACTTGAACCACGAGTTGTCGCAGTGCGGCCCGGCAAAGCAGCCGTTCGGCGTTAGAGGAAAAAACCAGCACTCATATATGTCAACGTTTGGTAGCCCACCTATCGATTGACTTCAGACGGAAACAAAATTCTCAAACCGCGATCAAAAACCTTACGCTAAGAAAGAATAACTTTACTCGCGCAATGTTTTTGTGGTTTTTGGCTATGAACTTTGACACCCCGTCTAAACCAAAACGCAGGTTTGCATGAGCGCCCAGAAGATCAAGAATATGGAGGAGTTCGCCGCCGTAAGCGGGCTGTCTCGTCCCACGGTTTCGAAGTATTTCAATGACCCGGATAGCGTGCGAAAAACGACGCGCGACCGAATCGAGGCTGCGCTAGATCGATATGATTACCGTCCCAATATTTACGCTGTGAACCAGAACCGACGCCTGACAAAGAATGTTGGGATCTTGGTTCCGTTTCTGGCCGATCCGTTCTTTGCCGAAATTGCCCGCACAATTGAAACGCTCTGCATGGAGGCCGGCTTTCGTCCGATCTTGCTTAGTTCACACGGTGATCGAGCGCTTGAAAACGAAAACCTCGACAGCTTGAAGGCCCTTAAACCAGCGGGCGTTCTGATGGCACCGCTTGGCCGGGCGTCTGACAGGGGCGAAATCGAGCGGTTCTGCGAGGATGTCCCGACGGTTTTGTTCGACTCCAACACCGAAGGCGTTGGCGAAGACTTCATTGGGTCAGACAATCAACAAAGCGTAGGTATGATCGTGGACTATCTCAATCGCACCGGGGAAGCCCCTGCCTTTTTCGAGATGGCTAAGCCGGTCAACCCGAACGCGAACAAGCGGCGGGCCGCATATCTGGCGGCAATGGACCGGCTGGGGCACAACCCCGAGCTGTTCCAGATTGATGGC from Rhodophyticola sp. CCM32 includes these protein-coding regions:
- a CDS encoding LacI family DNA-binding transcriptional regulator, coding for MSAQKIKNMEEFAAVSGLSRPTVSKYFNDPDSVRKTTRDRIEAALDRYDYRPNIYAVNQNRRLTKNVGILVPFLADPFFAEIARTIETLCMEAGFRPILLSSHGDRALENENLDSLKALKPAGVLMAPLGRASDRGEIERFCEDVPTVLFDSNTEGVGEDFIGSDNQQSVGMIVDYLNRTGEAPAFFEMAKPVNPNANKRRAAYLAAMDRLGHNPELFQIDGEGWSFEEIGFRGGMELFSRRATRPGTVLCSNDRLAIGLLSAAYESGLSVGHGPSCDIRIAGHDDHPFSRFTCPSLTTVAQDYEAIARKSVARLVERVETESDVRYRIETLIPGKLVMRNSA
- a CDS encoding IS5 family transposase, translating into MGRSRGGLTTKIHALTNQDGLPIRYELTPGQAHDAPPCEQLLDGLQPGQYVLADKAYDADWIRKMIWEQGAIDVIPSKSNRKLPAEFDVDIYRERNKIERFFGRLKASFRRIATRYEKTSANFLAMIKLASVRLWCQFYESAA
- a CDS encoding transposase translates to MGNCPDPIPWPPDGATIAPAATTGEYTTIYNRFNRWTYAGIWDRVMEAVADAHNIDTVMVDGTSVRVHHSAATLKKTTRVVAWAGRGVG